Within the Natranaeroarchaeum sulfidigenes genome, the region GCACGAGTGCCTCCTCCTGGGTATCCGTCAGTTCGTAGCCCTCTCCGTGTATGGGTAACAGGGAGTGAACGGCCGTGATCGTAATCGGAATATCGTTATCCTGACAGTACGACCGGAACTCGCTGATCTCCGCGCGCTGCTCACTGCGAACCTCGAACTTCCAGCCGTCGGCCGTCCCGATCCCCGAGAGAACGACGAGGTTCGTTTCCGCGAGGGCGTCCAGGATCCCCACGTACTCCCGATCCCACTCGACGCGCATGAGATACTCCTGTTCGACGCTGTCGACGAGTTCGATCTCGTTCGTCCCCTCGTGGGATTTAAACGCCGCCTCGATGTCCGTCGCCTCGGCTCCCCGAACCCAGAAGTACGGGATGATCACCGTCTCGTGGGGGATGAGCCGTTCCAGTTCGACGGTCACCGTCGGGAGGGTCTCGAAGACGGTCCCGAGCGGGAACTCGGCGGCCGGGCTGGTGAACTCCATGACCGTGGCCATAGACTTTCATAGGGTGGTACCGTGTATAACACCAAGTGATGGTGTACCAAGCCACACAGTTGGACACTGACCGGAAGCCGAGCGCCGCGTTGCGGACTCGAACAGCACCGAACGAGGGGTGCTTGGTATACCAAGCCACCACATTTTGTACGGGCATACTAAATGGGGGAGTACTAAATGAGCGTAATTGCGGAATTTCGAGTACCGGCGGGTGAGTTCGAACTCGGGCGTATTCTCACCGTCGCCGGAACCACTTCTATCGAACTCGAAAGTCTCGTTCCGACTGGCGAAGCGACCGTTCCCCTGTTCTGGATCCACGACGTCTCCCGGGATTCGTTTACCGAGCGGATCGAGGAACATCCGACCGTCAACGACGCGACTACAGTGGATGTCTTTGAGGGGCGGACGCTGTTTACGCTCGACTGGGACGCAAATCAGGACCACCTGTTTGCCGGAATCGGCGAGTACGATGGCCATCTCCTGAGCGCCGTGGGCACGGCCGATACCTGGAAGTTCGAGATCCGCTTTCCGGAACACGAGTTGCTCACGAAGTTTACGGATCATTGCGAGCGGGCGTCAATTTCACTGGAGATAACGCGCATCTACAATCCGACGGAACCGGATGCCGGGCCGTGGTACGGGCTGACCGAGCGCCAGCGGGAGGCGATGGAACTCGCCATCCAGATGGGCTACTACGAGATCCCCCGTGGCTGTACCACGAACGAACTCGCCGCGGAACTGGGCATTTCTGATCAGGCTGTGACCGAACGGCTCCGACGGGCAATCGTTACGCTGGCGAAAAACACGCTCGTACCGAGCGACTCCGCATAGTCGCATTGTGTATCAGGGCAAACGGTGAGATGACTCGATAGCGTGGTACTGAGTATGAGTGAGACTCTTGGTTGGACGCAGACGACACGGGTGACCCACAAATGACGACGAATACCCCCACCGAAAGTGAAACAGCACCGACGGAGGAACTGTTCGAGGCAGTTGCCAGCGAACCCCGACAGGTAGCCCTCCACACCATAGCGGCGACCGAGGAGCGGCCGATCGAACTAGATCATCTCGCCGGGCGTGTCGCTGGAGAGGTACACGTGGGCGGACCGACCATGACCGAGGCAGAGCGCGTTCGAATCGCGCTCCATCACAACCATCTCCCGAAACTGGAAGCGACGGGACTGATACAGTACGATGCGGACGCGAAGACCGTCGACGTGGTGGGGGATGGACTGGACCAACGGATCCTCGCACTGATCGAGCCGAACGGGACGGCTGACTGAGCGCTCTGTCGGCGGGACACTCCTCGTCAGTATCGGTGGTTCTCGGAGCCTGAGAAACCATGAAACCATTACAATAATCTGGTGAGTAGTGATAGGTATGGAGTATCTCGTGGCAACCGACGGCTCCGCAGTCAGCGATACGGCGATCGAACACGCGGCCGAGCAGGCCGGACTGGTCGACGCCGACCTGAAAATCGTCCACGTCCTGACGCCTGAGACCGAACTGGTCGACGGACAGGTCGTGTTGCCCGGCGAGGACGCCGCCTTGGAACAGGGCGAACGGATCGTCGAACACGCGGCGCGGCTGGCGAAAGACGTGGTCGAAGGGTTCGAGACGGATGTCGAATGTACGACGGAACTGCTCACAGGGCGGCCTGCGGACGCGATCACGACGCACGCCGAGGAGCAGGGTTTCGACAGTATCTACGTCGGCCACCGGGGCCTGTCGGACCGGTCGGAGTACGTCGTGGGGAGCGTCGCAAAGACCGTCGTCGACAAGACGACAGTCCCCGTGACAATCGTCAAATAGCCCGGAAAGACGTCGAACACAGGCTTACTCGCCCATGGGTGGCTTCGGAGCCATCACGATCCCGAGCGCGATCGATAGCAGACCAGCAACGGCTCCGATCAGCAGGATTCCCCACTGTGGGTAGCCCGAGACCGCCGCGCCCGCCGCTGCGGAGACGAGCATGACGCCGATCGCGATGGGAAGCTGGTGAGAGTCCATCAGAGACCGAACCCGATCCGGGTGAAGACGAGGTAGGTCAGGAGGAGACACGGTGCGAACACGACGAGGAAGACGGGCTTGCTCCAGTCGAACACCGTCTTCCCATCGAGCGGGCCAAAGGGGATCATGTTGAACGTCGCCAGGAAGACGTTGATGAAGACGCCAAAGCGGCCGATCTGTTCGACGAACACGATCGGGACGAACACGAGCGGGAGGAAGACGGCCGCGAGCGCGAGGTTCACCGCCGGTCCGGCGAGTGCGATCAGGCCGTTCTCGGCGAGCGTGATCCGGCCACGATGGTGGACCGCGCCGGGTGCGGCGAAGATGAAGCCGATAATCGCACTCATAATTGCGAGAAAGAGCATGCCGTAGTCGGCGCGGAACTCGGCGACCTGTCCGAACCGGACTGCAGCGACCTTGTGGGCGAGTTCGTGCAGGATAAAGCCGACGCCCACGGTGACCATCGAGAGGACGAAGATCCCGCCGACGCTTGCCGTGCCACCCGCCATGTGCAGGAAGATGAAGATCGCGAAGGCGACGCCCAGCGCGATCCACGCGATGGCCAGGTCTCGTTTCTCGTCGGTGCTAAAGGTCAACTCTCGTCGCCGTGTTCGGGTCGGTACGCCTGCCATGGTCAGGGAAGCAGGCCGCGGACGATCTCCGCGCCGTTCCGTGCGCCGTTGATCAGTTCGTTGCCGACGCCGCTGAGCCCGCCGATCTCGGGTGCCATGTAGGGCACCACGACCGTAATGAAGAGGAAACTGGCGATGATCGAGCCGATGTTCGTCAGCGCGACAACCGTGATCAGCCGGAACAGTGGCACCTCGAACATCCGGTCGATCAGCTCGGAGATCGGGCTCTCCGTATCGTCGAGGATCTCGTTTAGGGTCCCGATGTCGCTGACATTAACGGGGCGCTTTCGCAGTTCCATATAGCCGGTGAACCAGCCGGGTGCGAGCATCGGATTGATGCTGGTCAGCCACGCGACCGCACCGCCGACGCCCGCGCTCGACCAGTGTGCGCCGCCGAGTCGGGCAAGGCCGAAGGCAAAGACGCCATTGATCAGGAACCACGCGGCAAACAGCCGCAGGAGAAAGCCGTCTTCGACGCCCGCAAGCAGAAGGAGGACGAAGAAGGCCGCGAAGCCAACAGTAAACAGGTAGCCGACCGCCTTGCCGATCGAGAATCGGCGTTGTTTCGCGGTCGTCGAGATCGATTGCATATCCGGTAGCGTCGTCGGCTGATCGAGATAGCGCTCGATCCCGGCCTGATGGCCTGCCCCGACCACAGCGACGACGTTGTATCCGTTTGCACGTAACGCGTTGAGCTTGTGTGCGATGAAGGCGTCCCGCTCGTCGATCAGCGCTTCCGCACCGCGGGGACTGAACCGGCGGAACTCCTCCATCATCGCCGAGACGACATCGCCGTCGGTGAGCTCCTCGATGTCGAACTCCTCGTCGATCCCCTCGACCTCCTCCATCGAGGCGTCGAGCGCGAGACCGATCAGCGTGCCGACGAGCAGGCCGACCGCCCCGCCAGCAGCGACGCCAGTGCCGAGCCGGAGCGCCGTGACGCCGTAGCCCTCGAAGGTTGCCGGGCCGAAGAAGCCAAGCGGAGCGGCCCCGCTCGTGACGAGCGCAACGGCCGCGGCGATACCGGCGACAGCACCGACCAGTAATCGGGTCGTAAAGCCATCGAGCGGGAGTCCGGGTGGTGGCCGGAGCGTCGGCAAGAAGAGGAAGCCGAGTACGAGCCCGGCGATAGCTCCGAACGAGACTGCGCCGACGAGCTGGAGGAGTCCAGCGCTCGTCACCCCCAGCGTCAGCAGTTCGCCGTAACCCAGTGCGGGCGCGAGGAAGACGCCGGCGATCGCGCCGAGGAACATCCCGATGACGCCGCCGCCGACCACGCCGAGGGTTCGTGGATCGGTGATCCCGAGCGCGAGTCCGCCGACGAGTTTCGCCTTCTCGCCGATCGAGAGTCTCGTCCAGAAGCGCTGCATCGTGACCTGAATATCCCGGTCGACGAGCGCGACGCCCATCCCGAGTTCTTCGGCCGTGTCGATCCCTGCCCGCATGTCCGCGCCCGGTTCGATGTCGAACCTCTCTCCCATGCGTGTCTGGACGTACGATAGCATCCAGTAGGCGAGGAACTGGAAGACGGTGTTACCGCTAAGCAGGTCCTTGGCCTCGATATCGTCGGGCGTTTCGCCCTGCATCTGCCGATACCGCCCCTCGTCGAGTTCGACCGCGACGACGTCCGGGCGCTCCTCGCGGATCTGCGCTTCGACCCGCTCGGCGCTTTCGGCGGAGACGTGGGCCGTCCCGACGACGGTTACGCTCCCTTCCCCCGACGGGACGGCGTCCACGTCCTCGGCTTCCGCTGCGTCGGTCATCTACGGCGACATATACGGGCGCGGTTTTTACGCTTGTCGTGTCACGGGTTCCGTACCTCCGATATCGACAGCCGATCGTAGCACACTTGCCACGTCTCCGACGAGTTCGAGTATGCCGACAAACCTCCTCGATTCGTACATCGAGAACCGCGAGATGGTCCAGCCAAACCACGCCAACAGCCTCGAAACCGCCCACGGAGGCAACGTCGTCAAGTGGATGGACGAGGTCGGCGGGATGGCCGCGATGCGCTTTGCGGGCGAGACCTGCGTCACCGCCCGGATGGATCGGGTCGATTTCAAGCGGCCGATCGAGGTCGGCGATACCGCGCTGATCGAGGCGTACGTCTACGCGGCCGGAACGTCGAGCGTCCGCGTGCGAGTCCAGACCTACCGTGAGAACCCGCGTACTGCCGAGACAGAACAGACCGCAGACTCCTATTTCATCTACGTCGCTATCGACGAGGATCGGAATACCGTGGAAGTTCCGGATCTCGTCGTCGATTCGGAGCGTGAAGAACAGCTGCGCCAGCAGGCACTGGCCGGAGAAAACGGCGACTACTAACGCTCAGTCGTCGACGAAGGTCCCCGAGATCGGCCCACGACTACTGCCCGTATTTGCTTTCTGTTCGGTCCGTCCCCCGAGCGTCTCGAAGTCGAAGTTGTCGAACTGATCCGGTTTGACACCCTCCTGAGCGTAGACGTACAGTGCCGTCTTCGCGATACCCCAGATCGTCTGGCTAAGGAGGTAACTGAAGGTGATCGCGACCGCGACGAAGACGATCGCAAGCACGATACCGACGCCGGGGAGCGCCGTCGCCACGACGGCAGACAGCGCAAGCGCAACGACGATGAAGCCAACGCCAAACAGCAAGACGATCCCCGTGATCCCAAAGCCAGCCCCGAGCGTCTCCCCCCAGGTGTCTTTGAACGTCCCACCGCTCTTTTTGAACATCTCCGTCGTCGAAACGTCCTCGAAGACGATGACGGGGACGATAAAGAAGGTCATAATCGACCAGCCCAGTGCGAACAGCGACCGCATGATGGCCGCAACCGGACTATCGGAGTTCTCCAGTATCCGGAAGAGGATACTGACCGTCGCGGAGATCAGCGCCCAGACGACGATCGGTCCGAGCTGATCGTTGATCGCGGACATGCTCGACCGAATCCCCGGCTCGCGCCCGTGAAACGCCTCGTTCGAGGCATACACCAGCGCCGCAGAGAAGTACGTGCTGAAGAAGGTCGTCACGAAGTACAGCACGAACAGGACGACGTACTCCAGT harbors:
- a CDS encoding helix-turn-helix domain-containing protein translates to MATVMEFTSPAAEFPLGTVFETLPTVTVELERLIPHETVIIPYFWVRGAEATDIEAAFKSHEGTNEIELVDSVEQEYLMRVEWDREYVGILDALAETNLVVLSGIGTADGWKFEVRSEQRAEISEFRSYCQDNDIPITITAVHSLLPIHGEGYELTDTQEEALVLAFERGYFDSPRTASLEEIADELGIAQQSLSSRLRRGHRRLIDATLMTE
- a CDS encoding helix-turn-helix domain-containing protein, with translation MSVIAEFRVPAGEFELGRILTVAGTTSIELESLVPTGEATVPLFWIHDVSRDSFTERIEEHPTVNDATTVDVFEGRTLFTLDWDANQDHLFAGIGEYDGHLLSAVGTADTWKFEIRFPEHELLTKFTDHCERASISLEITRIYNPTEPDAGPWYGLTERQREAMELAIQMGYYEIPRGCTTNELAAELGISDQAVTERLRRAIVTLAKNTLVPSDSA
- a CDS encoding DUF7344 domain-containing protein, which gives rise to MTTNTPTESETAPTEELFEAVASEPRQVALHTIAATEERPIELDHLAGRVAGEVHVGGPTMTEAERVRIALHHNHLPKLEATGLIQYDADAKTVDVVGDGLDQRILALIEPNGTAD
- a CDS encoding universal stress protein — encoded protein: MEYLVATDGSAVSDTAIEHAAEQAGLVDADLKIVHVLTPETELVDGQVVLPGEDAALEQGERIVEHAARLAKDVVEGFETDVECTTELLTGRPADAITTHAEEQGFDSIYVGHRGLSDRSEYVVGSVAKTVVDKTTVPVTIVK
- a CDS encoding metalloprotease is translated as MAGVPTRTRRRELTFSTDEKRDLAIAWIALGVAFAIFIFLHMAGGTASVGGIFVLSMVTVGVGFILHELAHKVAAVRFGQVAEFRADYGMLFLAIMSAIIGFIFAAPGAVHHRGRITLAENGLIALAGPAVNLALAAVFLPLVFVPIVFVEQIGRFGVFINVFLATFNMIPFGPLDGKTVFDWSKPVFLVVFAPCLLLTYLVFTRIGFGL
- a CDS encoding TraB/GumN family protein, with amino-acid sequence MTDAAEAEDVDAVPSGEGSVTVVGTAHVSAESAERVEAQIREERPDVVAVELDEGRYRQMQGETPDDIEAKDLLSGNTVFQFLAYWMLSYVQTRMGERFDIEPGADMRAGIDTAEELGMGVALVDRDIQVTMQRFWTRLSIGEKAKLVGGLALGITDPRTLGVVGGGVIGMFLGAIAGVFLAPALGYGELLTLGVTSAGLLQLVGAVSFGAIAGLVLGFLFLPTLRPPPGLPLDGFTTRLLVGAVAGIAAAVALVTSGAAPLGFFGPATFEGYGVTALRLGTGVAAGGAVGLLVGTLIGLALDASMEEVEGIDEEFDIEELTDGDVVSAMMEEFRRFSPRGAEALIDERDAFIAHKLNALRANGYNVVAVVGAGHQAGIERYLDQPTTLPDMQSISTTAKQRRFSIGKAVGYLFTVGFAAFFVLLLLAGVEDGFLLRLFAAWFLINGVFAFGLARLGGAHWSSAGVGGAVAWLTSINPMLAPGWFTGYMELRKRPVNVSDIGTLNEILDDTESPISELIDRMFEVPLFRLITVVALTNIGSIIASFLFITVVVPYMAPEIGGLSGVGNELINGARNGAEIVRGLLP
- a CDS encoding acyl-CoA thioesterase; amino-acid sequence: MPTNLLDSYIENREMVQPNHANSLETAHGGNVVKWMDEVGGMAAMRFAGETCVTARMDRVDFKRPIEVGDTALIEAYVYAAGTSSVRVRVQTYRENPRTAETEQTADSYFIYVAIDEDRNTVEVPDLVVDSEREEQLRQQALAGENGDY
- a CDS encoding DUF6159 family protein, with the protein product MATNTRSGGLGFFDRLKTGWTLTKDSVGVIRDHPKLMIFPLLAAISSIFFLVLFFLPMVLAEFIGGGLEYVVLFVLYFVTTFFSTYFSAALVYASNEAFHGREPGIRSSMSAINDQLGPIVVWALISATVSILFRILENSDSPVAAIMRSLFALGWSIMTFFIVPVIVFEDVSTTEMFKKSGGTFKDTWGETLGAGFGITGIVLLFGVGFIVVALALSAVVATALPGVGIVLAIVFVAVAITFSYLLSQTIWGIAKTALYVYAQEGVKPDQFDNFDFETLGGRTEQKANTGSSRGPISGTFVDD